Proteins from a single region of Caldisericota bacterium:
- a CDS encoding QueT transporter family protein: protein MNKNIKRLTRIGVIAGLYVALTYLTYTISYAPIQVRVAEALTVLPFIYPEAVWGVAIGCFIANIASPFGPIDIILGTSLTLIAALLTRRLARTKKLYLAPLPPIIINAFGVALYVTTLAGLLGPKGLTISKLGTFSYIFTHFELRPYIIGVIWIAIGETIATYALGLPLLYALTKKKGRNEN, encoded by the coding sequence GTGAATAAAAACATAAAACGATTAACGCGTATCGGGGTTATTGCCGGATTATACGTAGCACTTACCTATCTCACTTATACAATTTCTTATGCACCAATACAAGTGAGAGTTGCTGAAGCTCTCACTGTCCTCCCGTTTATATACCCAGAAGCAGTGTGGGGAGTGGCAATTGGTTGTTTTATTGCAAACATAGCTTCGCCATTTGGACCAATTGACATAATTCTTGGCACATCCCTTACACTTATTGCAGCACTTTTAACACGTAGACTTGCCCGAACAAAAAAGCTATATCTCGCCCCCCTCCCACCTATTATAATTAATGCATTCGGTGTTGCGCTGTATGTGACAACATTGGCAGGATTGCTTGGGCCGAAAGGATTGACAATATCAAAACTGGGAACATTTTCATACATATTTACGCATTTTGAACTTCGGCCTTATATCATAGGAGTTATCTGGATAGCTATAGGAGAGACAATCGCAACCTATGCGCTAGGATTGCCACTACTCTACGCTTTAACTAAAAAGAAAGGAAGAAATGAAAATTAA